One part of the Mangrovibacillus cuniculi genome encodes these proteins:
- a CDS encoding two-component system sensor histidine kinase NtrB, which produces MIIIESSKFRSNIDMLEVLNNIKEGCYFLNEKMEFEFINRAAESVIEKPKSELLGKCLWDILPDYIDTKVYHTYNKAFKEQEMQSFEVLSQYSKRIVEVKVIPNKNGLLVIFSDVTNIREKEIEDRYYDKLRIIGEMAAGVAHEVRNPLTTVKGFLQIMSKDENLSNYDAHLNLMIDEINRINQIIAEFLSLSQNRARNIKDSSLNQIITTMLPLLQTRAVKEGKIVKVLLGEIQNLFVDQDEIRQLLLNMINNSLDAMEEGTSVCIVTSFEKDTVVLSIQDEGSGIPSNLVEDIPIPFVTGKENGTGLGLSICYSIAQRNNAKIDFETSSKGTTFNIRFMS; this is translated from the coding sequence GTGATTATCATTGAATCATCTAAATTCCGTTCCAATATAGATATGCTGGAAGTCTTAAACAACATCAAAGAGGGATGTTATTTTTTAAACGAAAAAATGGAATTTGAATTTATTAATCGTGCTGCAGAAAGCGTAATTGAGAAACCAAAATCCGAATTGTTAGGGAAATGTTTGTGGGACATTTTACCTGATTATATAGACACTAAGGTCTACCATACCTATAACAAAGCGTTTAAAGAACAGGAAATGCAATCTTTCGAAGTACTATCTCAGTATTCGAAAAGAATTGTAGAAGTAAAAGTTATTCCCAATAAGAATGGCTTACTAGTCATCTTCAGCGATGTAACGAATATTAGAGAAAAAGAAATAGAAGATCGATATTACGATAAGTTAAGAATCATTGGAGAAATGGCAGCAGGAGTGGCGCATGAAGTCAGGAACCCTTTGACTACAGTGAAGGGATTTCTTCAAATAATGTCAAAGGACGAAAATTTATCAAACTATGATGCGCATTTAAATCTGATGATTGATGAAATAAACCGAATTAATCAAATCATTGCGGAATTTTTAAGTTTATCTCAAAATAGAGCAAGAAATATAAAGGATTCTTCTTTAAACCAGATTATTACGACCATGTTGCCTTTGCTTCAAACAAGAGCGGTAAAAGAAGGAAAGATAGTAAAGGTACTTCTAGGTGAAATTCAGAATTTGTTTGTTGACCAAGATGAGATACGGCAACTCTTGTTAAACATGATTAACAATAGCTTAGATGCTATGGAGGAAGGGACATCTGTTTGCATTGTTACTTCTTTTGAAAAGGATACAGTTGTTCTCTCCATTCAAGATGAAGGTAGTGGTATTCCTAGTAACTTAGTTGAAGACATCCCAATACCTTTTGTAACTGGTAAAGAGAATGGAACAGGATTAGGATTATCCATTTGTTATTCCATTGCGCAGAGAAATAATGCCAAAATAGACTTTGAGACGAGTTCTAAAGGTACTACTTTTAACATTCGATTTATGAGTTGA
- a CDS encoding GerAB/ArcD/ProY family transporter, with the protein MGQSQFNNNIRLGMYKILILTEYMDILLSKSKGYHYQLKKLGETMHTEKINSLEVIMLLLLSLGLLNHVIIIPMLLDSGGRDAWISVLASGILFLLFALLISFIMARTGQENIYLYLKKHYGSFIAWCLITPFCLYLFLSSFITFKDTVTWTITSYLPQSSSILLELLLLSLCIYAAFLGIRVIAVAAGIILPIVVTLGFFVMSANMSKKEFSLLKPVLEFDIEPVAKGMLVACGGFIEIILLLTIQHHLKKRFRWYQVILVALLLIGLTFGPLTAAISEFGPQLAKELRYPAFEQWRLVTLGTYVDHVDYLSIFQWLSGAFIRVSLAFFLLPDLLHIVNQKKRIFVVLGIAFLFLISNFLPISDMALYSTVYKYVLPGQLIILFVTTCIIFLLVVGKKKERRNLHD; encoded by the coding sequence GTGGGACAGTCACAGTTTAATAACAACATAAGGCTTGGTATGTATAAAATCCTAATTTTAACAGAATATATGGATATTCTTTTAAGCAAATCAAAAGGGTATCACTATCAATTAAAAAAGTTAGGTGAAACTATGCATACTGAAAAAATAAATTCCTTAGAGGTAATCATGCTATTGCTCCTATCTCTAGGTCTCTTAAATCATGTGATAATCATTCCTATGTTATTGGATAGCGGAGGAAGGGATGCATGGATATCTGTCTTAGCTAGTGGAATTCTATTTCTTTTGTTTGCATTGCTTATATCTTTTATTATGGCACGTACTGGTCAAGAAAATATTTATCTGTATTTAAAAAAACATTACGGTAGTTTTATTGCATGGTGTTTAATCACACCTTTTTGTCTATATCTATTTTTAAGCAGTTTTATTACATTTAAAGACACGGTTACATGGACAATTACCTCGTATCTTCCACAATCATCAAGTATTTTATTGGAACTTTTACTACTATCTTTGTGCATATACGCAGCTTTTTTAGGAATAAGGGTAATCGCCGTAGCAGCTGGAATAATATTACCTATAGTGGTGACACTTGGTTTCTTTGTGATGTCTGCTAATATGTCCAAAAAAGAGTTTTCCTTATTAAAACCTGTATTGGAGTTCGACATTGAACCTGTAGCAAAAGGGATGTTGGTAGCTTGTGGAGGATTTATAGAAATAATTTTATTATTGACCATACAACATCACTTGAAAAAACGTTTCCGTTGGTATCAAGTAATTTTAGTAGCATTATTATTGATTGGGTTAACTTTCGGACCGTTAACAGCCGCTATATCAGAGTTTGGACCACAGTTGGCAAAAGAATTAAGATATCCTGCATTCGAACAATGGCGTTTAGTAACACTAGGAACATACGTAGATCATGTTGATTACCTGTCTATTTTCCAGTGGTTAAGTGGTGCTTTTATTAGAGTATCTCTAGCATTTTTTCTTTTGCCAGATCTTCTACATATAGTTAATCAGAAGAAAAGAATATTTGTAGTCTTAGGTATAGCGTTTCTTTTTTTAATATCCAATTTTTTACCTATATCTGACATGGCACTATATTCAACAGTCTATAAATATGTCCTTCCAGGTCAGCTAATCATCTTGTTTGTAACTACATGTATTATCTTTTTGTTAGTAGTAGGAAAAAAGAAAGAAAGGAGGAATTTGCATGACTGA
- a CDS encoding zf-HC2 domain-containing protein — MKDIKCGVIQDLLPLYVDDVVSSDTKEMVENHLKHCEECQKEYALMKRNLSIPAERSTTAFQKINKKWRKRKVVISIFSILLTTLVLFGAFTFLFHFERLIPYSDDLFDIKMDQDNQLVSTYYGKSYNSIGEHHPVLVNVNGEEKNVTFISYYQTIADSPSNNLINDEKVSPEKGYEWRFSESEKIDAIYYVDFERVKYPTNNNTWKELMEQGVLVWERE; from the coding sequence ATGAAAGACATTAAATGTGGCGTAATCCAGGATCTTTTACCTCTATACGTTGATGATGTAGTAAGTTCTGATACAAAAGAAATGGTAGAAAACCATTTAAAGCATTGTGAGGAATGCCAAAAAGAGTATGCTTTAATGAAACGTAATTTGTCTATTCCAGCAGAGCGTTCTACTACTGCCTTTCAAAAGATTAATAAAAAATGGCGTAAGAGAAAAGTTGTTATCTCCATTTTTTCTATTTTGTTAACGACACTCGTGTTATTTGGGGCTTTTACTTTCCTATTTCACTTCGAAAGACTCATCCCGTATTCTGACGACCTATTTGACATAAAAATGGATCAAGATAATCAATTAGTTTCTACTTATTATGGGAAAAGTTATAATTCTATTGGCGAACATCACCCAGTACTCGTAAATGTGAACGGCGAAGAAAAAAATGTGACGTTTATTTCCTATTATCAAACGATCGCTGATTCTCCATCTAATAACCTGATCAATGATGAAAAAGTTTCTCCGGAAAAAGGGTATGAATGGCGTTTTTCAGAAAGCGAGAAGATCGATGCTATTTATTATGTGGATTTTGAGCGAGTAAAATATCCAACGAATAATAACACGTGGAAAGAGCTTATGGAACAAGGCGTTTTAGTTTGGGAGCGAGAATAG
- a CDS encoding GlsB/YeaQ/YmgE family stress response membrane protein translates to MGFILYLIVGGIIGWLAGVILGKNVPGGIIGNIIAGIIGAWIGGSLLGNFGPDLAGIAIIPALIGAIIFVFLLSLLLRAMRK, encoded by the coding sequence ATGGGATTTATTCTTTATCTAATTGTTGGAGGTATTATTGGTTGGTTAGCTGGAGTAATTTTAGGTAAAAATGTACCAGGAGGCATCATCGGTAACATTATTGCAGGTATTATTGGCGCATGGATTGGTGGATCTTTACTTGGGAACTTCGGGCCAGACCTAGCTGGTATCGCGATTATTCCGGCACTGATAGGTGCAATTATCTTCGTATTCCTTTTAAGTTTACTGTTACGAGCAATGAGAAAATAG
- a CDS encoding HAD-IIB family hydrolase — translation MNFVFDIDGTICFDGKNIEQEIVHALEELQNAGHQVIFASARPIRDLMPVLPTEFKNNVMVGGNGTFIYQNGAIEVTHFEPPLLKKLLDLVQKHQVKYLADGDWDYAYTGDRDHPIYHHLNKESAKNVPLNQLNPVCKLVIFQPCNELLASLSILPVEVTHYKSELAIDISPLGVNKVHGLHKLNIRSFVAFGNDSNDKCLFEHAEHSVCVGDNDVAAFADEVVGREEVAAKIQNIGESFVRSKNDREPAKV, via the coding sequence ATGAATTTTGTTTTTGATATTGATGGAACTATTTGCTTTGACGGTAAAAACATAGAGCAAGAAATTGTACATGCACTAGAGGAATTGCAAAATGCGGGACATCAAGTAATTTTCGCTTCAGCAAGGCCCATCCGTGACCTAATGCCAGTTTTGCCGACAGAGTTTAAAAATAACGTGATGGTTGGCGGAAACGGAACCTTTATTTATCAGAACGGAGCTATAGAGGTAACGCATTTTGAACCTCCTTTATTAAAGAAGCTTTTAGATCTTGTCCAGAAACATCAAGTGAAATATCTTGCTGATGGCGATTGGGACTACGCCTATACTGGGGATAGAGATCATCCCATCTATCACCATCTTAATAAAGAGAGTGCGAAGAATGTTCCCCTTAATCAATTGAATCCAGTTTGTAAACTAGTAATCTTCCAGCCATGCAATGAATTGTTAGCATCACTTTCTATACTTCCAGTGGAAGTAACGCATTATAAAAGTGAACTAGCGATAGATATTAGCCCGCTTGGTGTTAACAAAGTTCATGGTCTACATAAGCTAAATATCCGTTCATTTGTAGCATTTGGCAATGACAGTAACGATAAATGCCTGTTTGAACATGCAGAGCACAGTGTTTGTGTAGGGGATAATGATGTTGCAGCATTCGCAGATGAAGTGGTGGGACGAGAAGAGGTGGCGGCGAAAATTCAGAATATAGGAGAAAGCTTTGTACGAAGTAAGAATGATAGAGAGCCTGCTAAAGTTTAA
- a CDS encoding Ger(x)C family spore germination protein codes for MKKTRLLKLINSLFLLMLLSSCSGKELEHILYVHAIGIDYVDDKYVAFIQFIEFGAIAKQEGGRKEATSNWIGKAEGLSFDMATDHLYRSTQQRVSWGLIKSLIFTERALKQPGLVEEVVDVLNRYNEIRHTIYTFGTSSYVENIFNDTPILNLSPFYSQLSDPEDIYEQYSIIQPIMLHRLLSHWYDSSTTVFIPFLGTNDYQWIEKGRPHSALEMNGIGAITDGKYKGFFERDEVLGLRWVQKGTKRSPVYLYKNNKIVASVVAKEPQAKITYKKEGEEVIFDVGVNCNVSIIEMREPMSVEEITDLTKKEIKKQIREMYVMGLEKESDLLNLEYTLYKNDPNLYNKLSKNEDFFLHKDSLGKIKVDVSILTSGKSKMKKEKNSSE; via the coding sequence ATGAAAAAAACTCGTCTTTTAAAACTAATCAATTCTCTTTTTTTACTAATGCTTTTATCAAGCTGTTCTGGAAAAGAATTAGAACATATCCTTTATGTACATGCTATCGGTATTGATTATGTAGATGACAAGTATGTAGCTTTTATACAATTTATTGAATTTGGTGCTATTGCTAAACAGGAGGGTGGAAGAAAGGAGGCTACTTCTAATTGGATAGGTAAAGCTGAGGGATTATCTTTTGATATGGCTACTGATCACTTATATCGCTCAACGCAACAAAGAGTAAGTTGGGGATTAATCAAATCGTTAATTTTTACAGAAAGAGCATTAAAACAACCTGGATTAGTAGAAGAGGTAGTAGATGTGTTAAACAGATATAATGAGATTCGTCACACCATCTATACTTTTGGAACTAGTTCCTATGTAGAAAATATATTTAATGATACACCCATTTTAAATCTATCCCCTTTTTATTCACAACTAAGCGATCCGGAAGATATTTATGAACAATACTCTATAATTCAACCGATAATGTTACATAGACTGTTAAGTCATTGGTATGATTCAAGTACAACAGTGTTCATACCATTCTTAGGAACAAACGATTATCAATGGATTGAAAAGGGAAGACCACATTCAGCACTGGAGATGAATGGAATAGGCGCAATAACTGACGGGAAATACAAAGGTTTTTTTGAGCGTGACGAAGTATTAGGTCTAAGATGGGTTCAAAAAGGAACAAAGCGGTCTCCTGTTTATTTATATAAAAACAATAAAATCGTAGCATCCGTAGTAGCGAAGGAACCACAAGCAAAGATAACTTATAAAAAAGAAGGTGAAGAGGTTATTTTTGATGTGGGAGTAAATTGCAATGTTTCGATTATCGAAATGAGAGAACCTATGTCTGTAGAAGAGATTACAGATTTAACTAAGAAGGAAATTAAAAAGCAAATCAGAGAGATGTATGTAATGGGATTGGAAAAGGAAAGTGATTTATTGAACCTTGAGTATACATTGTATAAAAATGATCCTAATCTCTACAATAAATTAAGTAAAAACGAAGATTTCTTTCTCCATAAGGATTCTCTTGGTAAGATAAAGGTAGACGTCAGTATTCTTACTTCAGGTAAATCCAAGATGAAGAAAGAAAAAAATAGTAGTGAATAA
- a CDS encoding spore germination protein, whose translation MTEQSFPITDQQFSQAHVKGLFQNCHDVSFQEIKLNFDGLFQTVLLFYCDGLTNEKTIQSSILQNLRSLYNTNISEHDLQTIHPYLHKVTTNISDNEIVDRVFFGEVFLFVQPANLLYSVNLADSPKRTPEEPNTEVSIRGPRDGFIEDISTNVALIRKRIRTNDLNYEQIMIGDRLKNKVGLLYLKSKCQPEIVKDIKGKLNTLSNRDIDATIQLEELIMQRKKSLFPLFVYTGRPDFAAKALLNGRFVILLDGAPSGIVAPINFTFLLNTPEDANTHIAFVFMERIMRIFGFIFAIFLPGFWVAITSFHQDQIPYTLLATIVLTRQGVPFNVGLESIIMLSIFEIFREAGARLPQAIGQTLSVIGGLIIGQAAISAGLTAPGVLVVVGISVVSNYVLVDQTLAGAVTLLRFFVLTLAIFFGMFGFLISFFFIMLYLASLKSFNVPYLAPASPFHIKDFKYIFFRTPNNSSSEQSTILKQQHVKEENE comes from the coding sequence ATGACTGAACAATCTTTCCCTATTACAGATCAGCAATTTTCACAAGCCCATGTGAAGGGTTTGTTTCAAAATTGTCATGATGTTAGCTTTCAAGAGATTAAGTTAAATTTTGATGGGCTATTCCAAACTGTTTTATTATTTTATTGCGATGGATTGACAAATGAAAAAACGATTCAATCAAGTATCCTTCAAAACTTGAGGAGTTTGTATAATACAAACATCTCAGAACATGATCTACAAACTATTCATCCATACCTTCACAAAGTGACAACTAATATATCAGACAATGAGATTGTTGATAGGGTATTCTTTGGAGAGGTTTTCTTGTTCGTACAACCAGCAAATCTTCTGTACTCTGTTAACCTTGCTGACTCTCCAAAACGAACTCCAGAAGAACCGAATACGGAAGTCTCCATTAGAGGTCCAAGAGATGGTTTTATTGAAGATATCTCAACAAATGTTGCACTTATTAGAAAGAGAATCAGAACGAACGATCTTAACTATGAACAGATAATGATAGGAGATCGTTTAAAAAATAAAGTGGGTTTATTGTATTTAAAGAGTAAGTGTCAACCTGAGATAGTGAAAGATATTAAAGGGAAATTAAATACGTTATCGAATAGGGACATAGATGCAACCATTCAGCTAGAGGAACTTATAATGCAACGAAAGAAATCGTTATTTCCGCTCTTTGTCTATACTGGTAGACCAGATTTTGCAGCTAAGGCGCTGTTGAATGGGCGTTTTGTCATTTTATTGGATGGTGCACCATCAGGTATAGTTGCGCCTATAAATTTTACGTTTTTATTAAATACTCCAGAAGATGCTAATACACATATAGCTTTTGTATTTATGGAGAGGATAATGAGGATCTTTGGATTTATTTTCGCCATTTTTTTACCTGGATTTTGGGTAGCTATTACTTCTTTTCATCAAGATCAAATACCGTACACGTTACTTGCGACAATTGTATTAACTAGACAAGGTGTTCCATTTAATGTGGGCTTAGAGTCCATTATCATGTTAAGTATATTTGAGATATTTCGTGAAGCTGGAGCAAGACTACCTCAGGCAATTGGACAAACGTTATCTGTTATAGGTGGATTGATTATAGGTCAAGCGGCTATAAGTGCTGGATTAACTGCACCAGGTGTATTAGTGGTTGTTGGTATATCTGTAGTTAGTAACTATGTGTTAGTAGATCAAACATTAGCCGGTGCAGTTACCTTATTAAGATTTTTTGTACTTACCCTAGCCATATTTTTTGGAATGTTTGGGTTTTTGATCTCTTTTTTCTTTATCATGTTATACCTTGCAAGCTTAAAATCATTTAATGTACCTTATCTTGCACCAGCATCACCATTTCATATAAAGGATTTTAAATATATCTTTTTTAGAACACCCAATAATTCATCATCAGAACAATCTACTATCTTGAAGCAACAACATGTAAAGGAAGAAAACGAATGA
- a CDS encoding RNA polymerase sigma factor: MDFEEVYEKYFKEVNLYLLSLCRDEKLAEEMTQEAFFKALKAIEKFDGSRDIRAWLFTIARNTYFSQYKRAKHENHVTETQETGADVTIVQHLMNEEEAFIVHQFLHSMREPYKEVFSLRTFGELTFEKIGLLFGKSAGWARVSYYRAKKQIIDHMEEVNNERH, translated from the coding sequence TTGGATTTTGAAGAAGTATATGAGAAGTACTTTAAAGAAGTTAATTTGTATCTTCTCTCGCTATGTAGAGATGAAAAATTAGCGGAAGAAATGACACAGGAAGCATTCTTTAAAGCGCTAAAAGCTATTGAGAAATTTGATGGGTCTCGTGATATACGAGCATGGCTTTTTACCATTGCCAGAAATACATACTTTTCTCAATACAAAAGAGCAAAACATGAAAACCACGTAACTGAAACACAAGAAACAGGAGCCGACGTAACTATTGTCCAGCACTTGATGAATGAAGAGGAAGCATTTATTGTTCATCAGTTTCTGCACTCTATGAGAGAACCATATAAAGAAGTCTTTTCCCTTCGTACATTTGGTGAGTTGACGTTTGAGAAAATAGGCCTCCTTTTTGGGAAGAGTGCTGGATGGGCAAGAGTAAGTTATTACCGAGCAAAGAAGCAAATTATAGATCATATGGAGGAAGTAAATAATGAAAGACATTAA